One segment of Micromonospora sp. M71_S20 DNA contains the following:
- a CDS encoding M23 family metallopeptidase, whose protein sequence is MQTFDETSPGDGAASRGIDRRHLLGLVTATLAAGIIPEAWLAEAAYGATPRWNRPFDKWVPITSSYGMRTDPITGVSRMHNGTDYSYSGILGYPIRSIAAGTVTSVSYSASGLGHNATITHADGWRSVYGHMREAPRVGTGAQVAAGQHIGNVGSTGRSTGAHLHLEIFQPNGQRINPESVLTGAPYAGAPGSPPEIVTKDGLMYLIWSTGGTGYLVTPNRVIGLRSIAHYNLFKRIINSNQAAAQPEVFNALEIDQINAYLNGTVPA, encoded by the coding sequence ATGCAGACGTTCGACGAAACATCGCCGGGGGATGGGGCGGCGTCGCGTGGCATCGACCGTCGCCATCTGCTTGGCCTGGTCACCGCCACGCTGGCGGCCGGCATCATCCCGGAGGCTTGGCTCGCGGAAGCCGCGTACGGCGCGACGCCGAGATGGAACCGGCCATTCGACAAATGGGTCCCGATCACGTCCTCGTACGGGATGCGGACAGATCCGATCACTGGCGTGTCCAGGATGCACAACGGCACCGACTACAGCTACTCGGGGATCCTCGGCTATCCGATCCGTTCGATCGCGGCGGGCACGGTGACCAGCGTCTCGTACAGCGCGAGCGGCCTCGGCCACAACGCCACCATCACGCACGCCGATGGTTGGCGGAGTGTCTACGGGCACATGCGGGAGGCTCCCAGAGTCGGGACGGGCGCGCAGGTCGCCGCCGGCCAGCACATCGGCAACGTGGGATCGACCGGCCGCTCCACCGGCGCGCACCTGCATCTTGAGATCTTCCAGCCGAACGGTCAGCGAATTAACCCCGAGTCGGTTCTCACGGGTGCCCCGTACGCCGGGGCGCCCGGATCTCCCCCCGAGATTGTCACTAAGGATGGACTGATGTACCTCATCTGGAGCACCGGCGGCACCGGTTACCTGGTCACCCCCAACCGCGTCATCGGGCTGCGGTCGATTGCGCACTACAACCTTTTCAAGCGGATCATCAACTCGAACCAGGCCGCCGCCCAGCCTGAGGTCTTCAACGCGCTGGAGATCGACCAGATCAACGCGTACCTGAACGGGACGGTGCCTGCCTGA
- a CDS encoding vancomycin high temperature exclusion protein — protein MRPRLPKLTRRPRPATRRRTRWLRRVVVAVVVVAVLLTGGTLASVHWIRGGADGHIFTERDVPEAPVALVLGTKVHPDGTPSPFLTGRLEIARRLLATGKVRAILLSGDNMNPDYDEPAAMRRWLVDNGVSATRVVLDPAGFDTYDSCARAKRVYGVERATVVTQSFHLPRAVTVCRRLGVDANGVGDETARRYDRTWRISSTREYGACVKATLDLISGRDPAHLGRRETGVQDALRDA, from the coding sequence ATGCGGCCCCGACTCCCCAAGCTGACCCGAAGGCCGCGCCCGGCCACTCGCCGGCGTACGCGCTGGCTGCGTCGCGTCGTCGTCGCGGTCGTCGTCGTCGCGGTGCTCCTGACCGGCGGCACCCTGGCCAGCGTGCACTGGATCCGCGGCGGGGCGGACGGCCACATCTTCACCGAGCGGGACGTCCCGGAGGCGCCGGTCGCCCTGGTGCTGGGCACCAAGGTCCACCCCGACGGGACCCCGTCGCCGTTCCTCACCGGCCGCCTGGAGATCGCCCGGCGGCTGCTCGCCACCGGCAAGGTGCGCGCCATCCTGCTCTCGGGCGACAACATGAACCCCGACTACGACGAGCCGGCCGCGATGCGGCGCTGGCTGGTCGACAACGGCGTGTCGGCGACGAGGGTGGTGCTGGACCCTGCCGGCTTCGACACGTACGACTCGTGCGCCCGTGCGAAGCGGGTCTACGGGGTGGAGCGGGCGACGGTGGTGACCCAGTCCTTCCACCTGCCCCGCGCCGTGACGGTGTGCCGGCGGCTCGGCGTCGACGCCAACGGGGTCGGCGACGAGACCGCCCGCCGGTACGACAGGACGTGGCGGATCAGCTCCACCCGTGAGTACGGCGCCTGCGTGAAGGCCACCCTGGACCTCATCTCCGGCCGCGATCCGGCGCACCTCGGGCGCCGCGAGACCGGGGTGCAGGACGCGCTGCGCGACGCGTGA
- a CDS encoding prenyltransferase/squalene oxidase repeat-containing protein, translating to MSRSRSRRLGVGVLAATAATTAALTAVPLTVVAAPAPAHAAAARDAASWLAGEFADGVLPGPFGGPDWGLTVDGVLALSATGVDAPVRQAATAQVAAHVRSYNSYDDWGIPGFTDGGATAKLLYAASAAGADPTDFGGFDLRTETLSLVAGADAGHQRGRITSRTTADSGPDASNTFDQSFAVLGLARSGDVPQDTVDFLVRQQCAAGGFRLYPDTAAGPSPSCYEQAGATLDVDSTAMAVQALLAAAADGATGATEAAGKAADWLVDQQHADGSFGGSGPTTGANSNSTGLAGQALAAAGRDAEAARAAGALAALQLTAADGGAAAADAGAIAYNTESLATAVESGIMDRDQWRRATPQALLGLVQVPLGRIGLDPPPSSPGPTPTGTASPTPTASPTATTSPTPTGSPTPTVTASPTPSPSATTGPPTPSATASATAAPSATPTTPGLGGLPTTGAAVTSYVLIAFLLVGGGVLLLVLSRRRAA from the coding sequence ATGTCCCGGTCCCGCTCCCGGCGCCTCGGTGTCGGCGTGCTTGCCGCCACGGCGGCGACGACCGCCGCGCTCACCGCCGTACCCCTGACCGTCGTGGCCGCACCCGCCCCGGCCCACGCCGCCGCCGCGCGCGACGCGGCTTCGTGGCTGGCCGGCGAGTTCGCCGACGGGGTGCTGCCCGGCCCGTTCGGCGGCCCGGACTGGGGTCTGACCGTCGACGGAGTCCTCGCCCTGTCCGCGACCGGGGTGGACGCGCCGGTCCGTCAGGCCGCGACGGCGCAGGTGGCGGCGCACGTGCGGTCCTACAACAGCTACGACGACTGGGGCATCCCGGGCTTCACCGACGGCGGGGCGACCGCGAAGCTGCTGTACGCCGCCTCCGCCGCCGGAGCTGACCCCACCGACTTCGGCGGCTTCGACCTGCGGACGGAGACCCTGTCGCTGGTCGCCGGAGCGGACGCGGGGCACCAGCGGGGGCGGATCACCAGCCGCACCACCGCCGACAGCGGCCCGGACGCCAGCAACACCTTCGACCAGTCCTTCGCGGTGCTGGGCCTGGCTCGCAGCGGTGACGTGCCGCAGGACACCGTCGACTTCCTCGTCCGGCAGCAGTGCGCGGCCGGTGGGTTCCGGCTCTACCCCGACACCGCCGCCGGCCCGTCCCCGTCCTGTTACGAGCAGGCCGGCGCCACCCTCGACGTCGACTCGACCGCGATGGCCGTGCAGGCGCTGCTCGCCGCCGCTGCCGACGGCGCCACCGGTGCGACCGAAGCTGCCGGCAAGGCCGCGGACTGGCTGGTGGACCAGCAGCACGCCGACGGGTCGTTCGGCGGTTCCGGCCCGACCACCGGCGCGAACTCCAACAGCACCGGCCTCGCCGGACAGGCCCTCGCCGCCGCCGGCCGCGACGCCGAGGCCGCGCGGGCCGCGGGCGCGTTGGCCGCGCTACAGCTCACCGCGGCAGACGGTGGCGCGGCCGCCGCCGACGCGGGCGCCATCGCCTACAACACCGAGAGCCTGGCAACGGCCGTCGAGTCCGGGATCATGGACCGGGACCAATGGCGCCGGGCCACCCCACAGGCCCTGCTCGGTCTCGTCCAGGTGCCGCTGGGGCGCATCGGCCTCGACCCGCCGCCGTCGTCCCCCGGGCCGACCCCGACCGGCACGGCCTCGCCCACGCCTACCGCCTCCCCGACGGCCACCACCTCCCCCACGCCCACCGGATCACCGACGCCCACCGTGACGGCCAGCCCGACGCCGAGCCCGTCCGCGACCACCGGGCCGCCGACGCCGTCCGCCACGGCATCGGCGACCGCCGCCCCGAGTGCGACCCCGACCACCCCCGGCCTGGGCGGGCTGCCGACGACCGGCGCGGCGGTCACCAGCTACGTGCTGATCGCGTTCCTGCTGGTCGGGGGCGGGGTGCTGCTCCTCGTGCTCAGCCGTCGGCGGGCGGCATGA
- a CDS encoding prenyltransferase/squalene oxidase repeat-containing protein, with protein sequence MVVRLSRHRLLALLCGVLTALTLATSASAHVSPTSPAGVGRSEAAAGWLARQLVDGERLEVVFDGVAYPDQGLTLDAVFAFAAAGVADDPGARALAWVTRPDIRDTYVGDGTTEAYAGATAKLALAVQVRGSDPTDVGGVDLIARLRSLQAPSGRFTDRSAYGDYSNTFSQSFALLALDRTSQGPPPAAAAWLAGTRCPDGGYPALPAQPVCTSDVDATALAVQALRVADRPTDAAAGLSWLLSVQRADGGFANAAGTPNANSTGLAAQALHDGHRPLAWARARVFLAGLQVGCAGAPADRGAVDFDGGTFDPGTAARATGQAVLGLTGAGYARLSAAGATPGTPIPACP encoded by the coding sequence ATGGTCGTCCGCCTGAGCCGGCACCGCCTGCTCGCCCTGCTCTGCGGTGTGCTCACCGCCCTCACCCTCGCGACGTCGGCATCAGCCCACGTCTCCCCCACCTCGCCCGCCGGGGTCGGTCGGTCGGAGGCCGCGGCCGGCTGGCTGGCCCGACAACTCGTCGACGGCGAACGCCTCGAGGTGGTCTTCGACGGCGTCGCCTACCCCGACCAGGGGCTGACCCTCGACGCGGTGTTCGCCTTCGCCGCCGCCGGTGTCGCCGACGACCCGGGGGCGCGGGCGCTGGCCTGGGTCACCCGGCCGGACATCCGCGACACCTACGTCGGCGACGGCACGACCGAGGCGTACGCGGGCGCGACCGCCAAGCTCGCCCTCGCCGTCCAGGTGCGCGGCAGCGACCCGACCGACGTCGGCGGCGTGGACCTGATCGCCCGGCTGCGCTCGTTGCAGGCCCCCAGCGGCCGGTTCACCGACCGGTCGGCGTACGGGGACTACAGCAACACGTTCAGCCAGTCCTTCGCCCTCCTCGCCCTGGACCGCACCTCGCAGGGCCCGCCCCCGGCGGCCGCCGCCTGGCTGGCCGGCACCCGCTGCCCGGACGGCGGCTACCCGGCGCTGCCCGCGCAACCGGTCTGCACCTCCGACGTGGACGCCACCGCGCTCGCGGTGCAGGCGCTGCGGGTCGCCGACCGCCCGACCGACGCCGCCGCCGGGCTGAGCTGGCTGCTGTCCGTGCAGCGCGCCGACGGCGGTTTCGCCAACGCCGCCGGCACCCCGAACGCCAACAGCACCGGCCTCGCCGCGCAGGCTCTGCACGACGGTCACCGACCGCTGGCCTGGGCACGGGCGCGGGTGTTCCTCGCCGGGCTCCAGGTCGGCTGCGCCGGGGCACCGGCCGACCGGGGCGCGGTCGACTTCGACGGCGGCACCTTCGACCCGGGCACCGCCGCCCGGGCCACCGGCCAGGCCGTCCTCGGCCTGACCGGCGCCGGGTACGCCCGGCTGTCCGCGGCCGGCGCCACCCCGGGCACGCCAATCCCCGCCTGCCCGTGA
- a CDS encoding energy-coupling factor transporter transmembrane protein EcfT, which yields MTDRRLHQAEMSGGADRGRSMGRVARLPRALHPGAWWLWALGLATAASHTTNPLPLGLLVAVAALVVVRRRGDAPWALAFRMYLVLGAVIVAMRVVFRIVFGGGQGEHVLIRLPEIPLPAWAAGIRLFGPVAVEQLLGGFYDGLRLATMLVCLGAANALANPKRLLKAVPGALYAVGTAVVVALSVAPQLVESMLRVRRARRLRGASGRGVRALRGIALPVLADALDRSLALAAAMDSRGYGRTPAVPAGQRAVTGALVLGGLVGVCAGTYGLLDATRPGYLGLPMLVVGLSTAVTGMLLAGRRVRRSRYRPDHWRGAELLVAGCGLGAAALTVLAGSVDPELLYPPVSPLTWPELTPLVLLAVVVAAAPAWLAPPPALARPAAARNAGASPAPHAPVGAAPAGAASHPTSSSHAQGGPS from the coding sequence ATGACTGACCGGAGGCTTCACCAGGCGGAGATGTCCGGAGGGGCCGACCGGGGACGGTCGATGGGCCGGGTGGCGCGACTGCCGCGGGCGCTGCACCCCGGGGCGTGGTGGCTGTGGGCGCTCGGCCTGGCCACCGCGGCCAGCCACACCACCAATCCGTTGCCGCTGGGCCTGCTCGTCGCCGTCGCCGCGCTGGTGGTCGTCCGGCGGCGGGGCGATGCGCCGTGGGCGCTGGCGTTCCGGATGTACCTGGTGCTCGGCGCGGTGATCGTGGCCATGCGGGTGGTGTTCCGGATCGTGTTCGGCGGCGGGCAGGGCGAGCACGTGCTCATCCGGCTCCCCGAAATCCCCCTGCCCGCGTGGGCGGCGGGGATCCGCCTGTTCGGGCCGGTCGCCGTCGAGCAGCTCCTCGGCGGGTTCTACGACGGGCTGCGGCTGGCCACGATGCTGGTCTGCCTGGGCGCGGCGAACGCCCTGGCCAACCCGAAGCGGCTGCTCAAAGCCGTGCCCGGGGCCCTGTACGCGGTGGGCACGGCCGTGGTGGTGGCGCTGTCGGTCGCCCCGCAACTGGTGGAGAGCATGCTGCGGGTCCGTCGGGCGCGGCGGCTGCGGGGTGCCTCCGGCCGGGGAGTACGGGCGTTGCGGGGCATCGCGCTGCCGGTGCTGGCCGACGCGCTGGACCGGTCTCTGGCCCTGGCCGCGGCGATGGACTCCCGGGGCTACGGCCGCACCCCGGCGGTGCCGGCCGGGCAGCGCGCCGTCACCGGTGCGCTGGTGCTCGGCGGGCTGGTCGGCGTCTGCGCCGGCACGTACGGGCTGCTCGACGCCACCAGACCCGGTTACCTGGGCCTGCCGATGCTCGTCGTCGGCCTGTCGACCGCCGTGACCGGCATGTTGCTGGCCGGCCGTCGGGTGCGGCGCAGCCGCTACCGGCCGGACCACTGGCGGGGCGCGGAACTGCTCGTGGCCGGCTGCGGGCTGGGCGCCGCCGCGCTGACGGTACTGGCCGGTTCGGTCGATCCGGAGCTGTTGTATCCGCCGGTCAGCCCGCTCACCTGGCCCGAGCTGACACCGCTGGTGCTGCTCGCCGTCGTGGTCGCGGCGGCACCGGCCTGGTTGGCGCCGCCGCCCGCGCTCGCCCGACCGGCCGCCGCGCGGAACGCCGGCGCGTCGCCTGCGCCACATGCTCCCGTCGGCGCCGCACCGGCGGGTGCAGCGAGTCACCCGACCTCGTCGTCCCACGCGCAGGGAGGCCCTTCGTGA
- a CDS encoding aminoglycoside phosphotransferase family protein, with protein sequence MRPGEIVVAVEQVRALIDEQFPEWSDLPIVAQPLNGTDNALFRLGGSLTARLPRAPWAVDQVATDATWLPRLAPHLPVPVPVPIAVGRPGGDYPWPWTVVSWLDGRNPVAGPDLVDLAVDLAGFVRAMMAIDPMDGPVKEGIQRGVPLAQRDELTRRSIAALGDRIDGRAVSAAWDEAMTADEWPGPPVWLHGDLLEGNLLVDRGRLTGVIDFGGLGRGDPAVEVRPGWSLFDARARAAYREALGFDEATWVRGWAWMLSGSLYWLADLWDSISKDDREDTIRYIDYLVRHRHD encoded by the coding sequence ATGCGCCCTGGAGAGATCGTCGTCGCTGTCGAGCAGGTACGCGCCCTGATCGACGAGCAGTTCCCCGAATGGTCGGACCTGCCGATCGTTGCGCAGCCGTTGAACGGCACCGACAACGCGCTGTTCCGGTTGGGTGGTTCCCTGACGGCACGGCTGCCGCGGGCGCCGTGGGCGGTCGACCAGGTGGCGACCGACGCGACCTGGCTGCCGCGGCTGGCACCGCATCTGCCGGTGCCGGTGCCGGTGCCGATCGCGGTCGGCCGGCCGGGCGGGGACTATCCGTGGCCGTGGACGGTCGTCTCATGGCTGGACGGGCGCAATCCGGTAGCCGGGCCCGACCTCGTCGACCTCGCTGTCGACCTCGCCGGCTTCGTACGCGCGATGATGGCGATCGACCCGATGGACGGGCCAGTCAAGGAGGGGATTCAGCGCGGCGTACCTCTGGCGCAGCGGGACGAGCTGACCCGCCGGTCGATCGCGGCGCTGGGCGACCGGATCGACGGGCGGGCGGTGAGCGCGGCGTGGGACGAGGCGATGACGGCGGACGAGTGGCCCGGACCGCCGGTGTGGCTGCACGGTGATCTCCTGGAAGGCAACCTGCTGGTCGACCGGGGCAGGCTCACCGGCGTGATCGACTTCGGCGGTCTCGGCCGCGGCGATCCGGCGGTCGAGGTGCGGCCGGGCTGGAGCCTGTTCGATGCCCGCGCGCGGGCCGCCTACCGGGAGGCGCTCGGGTTCGATGAGGCGACCTGGGTGCGCGGATGGGCCTGGATGCTGTCGGGCTCGCTCTACTGGTTGGCGGACCTGTGGGATTCGATCAGCAAGGATGACCGCGAGGACACGATTCGCTACATCGACTACCTCGTACGTCACCGCCACGACTGA
- a CDS encoding MFS transporter yields the protein MDNFTPTPPRHLWRQRDFRLLLGGRLVSQLGDQLQFLALPLLVVALTGSSTQAGILLGLQTAVHIVFGLVAGALVDRWDRRSTMIWCEIGRGTLTATVPVAAALGALGMPQLYAVALLNGVLSTLFAAANSSALPNIVAKSDLPDALATIGAMSNALRIVGASVAGIAYAVGRVVPFAINAASFLASAVSLLTIRADLQQQPATSAPPRVLLADIGHGLAWLWRNPVIRTLALLDAADSVRYGAGYLLIIMLAQRLDASPIQVGIVFAGAAVGALFGNLLAPALTRRFPLGALSITMLWIEVSAFPFYATAPTWWLLLVVAFAESVASPVYNVALDSYRLVVTPDALRGRVTSAIDTLTTGGAAIGTMAGGALIALLGAPTLTFVLAGWLTLLALAATLSRTVRTATATH from the coding sequence ATGGACAACTTCACTCCGACGCCGCCCCGACACCTGTGGCGCCAGCGCGATTTCCGACTGCTGCTCGGCGGACGGCTGGTCTCACAGCTGGGTGACCAGCTTCAGTTCCTCGCTCTGCCTCTTCTCGTCGTGGCCCTGACCGGATCCTCGACCCAGGCCGGCATCCTGCTCGGCCTCCAGACTGCGGTCCACATCGTCTTCGGGCTGGTGGCCGGCGCCCTGGTCGACCGCTGGGATCGCAGATCCACGATGATCTGGTGCGAGATCGGCCGTGGGACGCTGACCGCCACCGTGCCCGTCGCCGCGGCGCTCGGCGCGCTGGGCATGCCGCAGCTGTACGCCGTCGCGCTGCTCAACGGTGTGCTCAGCACCCTGTTCGCAGCGGCGAACAGCTCGGCGCTGCCGAACATCGTCGCCAAGAGTGACCTGCCTGACGCGCTCGCAACGATCGGGGCGATGTCCAACGCGCTCCGGATCGTCGGCGCCTCCGTGGCCGGCATCGCCTACGCCGTGGGCCGGGTGGTCCCGTTCGCGATCAACGCCGCCTCGTTCCTGGCCTCGGCCGTGTCCCTGCTGACCATCCGCGCCGACCTCCAGCAACAACCGGCCACGTCGGCCCCGCCGCGCGTACTCCTGGCCGACATCGGTCACGGCCTGGCCTGGCTGTGGCGCAATCCGGTGATCCGGACGCTGGCTCTGCTTGACGCGGCGGACAGCGTGCGGTACGGCGCCGGCTATCTGCTGATCATCATGCTGGCCCAGCGCCTGGACGCGAGCCCCATACAGGTCGGCATCGTCTTCGCCGGCGCAGCCGTCGGCGCCCTGTTCGGGAACCTGTTGGCGCCAGCGCTCACCCGCCGATTTCCACTCGGGGCGCTGTCCATCACGATGCTGTGGATCGAAGTGTCGGCCTTTCCGTTCTACGCGACAGCGCCGACGTGGTGGCTGCTTCTGGTCGTGGCGTTCGCGGAGTCGGTGGCCTCGCCGGTCTACAACGTCGCCCTTGACTCCTACCGGCTCGTCGTCACCCCCGACGCTCTCCGGGGCAGAGTGACCAGCGCGATCGACACCCTCACCACCGGGGGTGCGGCGATAGGAACCATGGCCGGCGGTGCCCTGATCGCCCTGCTCGGAGCGCCGACGCTGACCTTCGTCCTGGCCGGATGGCTCACGCTGCTCGCACTCGCCGCGACCCTCAGCAGAACCGTCCGCACCGCCACCGCCACACACTGA